GTTTTAGGTTTACCAATTCCCCAAATTCAACAGTTAGGTTATGCTGCAAGTGCAGTCATTTTAGCGGAAGAGAAACTTGACAATGTGGCTTTTGTCGGAGTAGAAACAGCACTCCAGGAAGTTGATGTAGACATTCGTTTATTTGGTAAACCCAGCGCTCACCCCTACCGTCGTATGGGAGTAGCTTTAGCTAAGGGAGATAGTATTACCGATGCTAGGGAAAAGGCGACTCTTGCGGCTAGTAAAATTAAGATAATAGGGAATGAGTGATGAGTAATGGGAAATGGATTTTTTATTTTCCATGATTCACCAACCGAATATAACTATTTCTTTGGCTGGGATTGCTTTCGCTGGGAAGTAAATAAATAAACCTCATCTTGAGCATATATCAAATTAAATTCTGGCTGATTTTTTAATTGTTTTACTAAATTAGTCGCAAAACCTCCACGACTCAGCCAATCGGGACGACAGGTGTTTAATAATATATAGTCAAACTCTTGCAGTTGTTCTGGTGAGGATTGGGGGTAAACTTCTTGAATAATTTGGCGATGGGATAAATGGGTGGCAATTTCTGCTGTCGTTGAAACACTTCCTGAGGTTTGAATTTGGGCGATCGCCTGATTTGTTGCTTGCCAGGTATGCAAACATTGTAGATATCTACCGCCAAAATGGGTATATTTTGCCAAACAGAGAAACGTCACTACAGACCATATAATAATGATTCTCGGACTTTTTACCCATGTCCGATTGGCAGCTAAACTGGCTATCAGCGCAACCATCAAAAATGGTAATGCGGGTAGTGAGTACTGATGCACCAAATCTTTTTGAGGTTGATAATCGGCAAGGATGTTAATTGCCACACAGGGAATAGCTGCAACTAAGGGGGGTAAAGCTACCCTAGAGATTCCCCAAATGACGGGTGATAGTAACAGAATCAGATAGCCAAAATTTTCCCATGACAAGATTTTGCCCCAAACCGCCCCCGGTTTCAGGATTAAATTCATCGCTATTTCCTGTACTGAATTTCCGAGGTAGGCAAAACGTCCGACTGCTGCTGCTTCCTTGCCACTGAAAGAGGGGATAATCACTTGGGTGCTAATTAAAAACCAGGAGATACCCAAAGCAATGGCGATCGCTCCACACCATCTACGTTTTTCAAAAATTAGTAACCATACTCCCATTGCCAAAACTGTTAGGGATAATACAGCTTTACAACTCAAAATCCAGATGACACTAGCAATAAATCCCCAGATTTTACCCGCTCTTGCCCATAATATGGCTGTAAAAAAGGCAGGTACCGCCATCACTTCTGGATGAAAATCAAATAAATTTACATTCAAAACTACTGGATACAATAGATAGGCAGCAACTATGGCGATCGCCTGTTTAGATACCAAACCTGCCTGTAAACATAAATACCATAATGGCAGGGCTGCCCCAGCTAGACTAATTGCTTGTAGAGCAAATAGCCAATAAACACTAGGATATATTTTATACAGTGCTGCTATAGGATAAAAAATAAATGCTGCATGATCACCTAGGATGTGATAACCCATGTAACTCGAAATAGGGTTTAACCCCTGGCTAATCAAATATACTGCTTGGTCAAAAATACCTAAATCAAAAGCTGTGGATTTGTATAATAGATGTCGTGCTACGCTGGTGACAAAAAAAACTAATGCACTGATGCTGATCATCCACGGAATTAAACGGGGCATTTTGTTAGTCATTGCATCTAGGTAATCGGTAAGCTCAATTTTTCCTCATTACAGTACCCGATTCAGATGCTTTAAGCAAAATATAGAGAAATCTGCTGGAAATTTGGAATATAAAATAGGTATTTGAGGGTGGATAAAAATAGAGTTGTTGACTAACTCAACCCAAATCAATCTCTGCAAATCTCCCTCCTATTGCCTTAACCAACTTTGGGGGTTTAAGTAAAGAGCTTCTATAAGCAGCGTGTTTTGTGTCGGGGTTTAAATCCCCATCATAAAGCGTAATTACAAATTACGAATGACGTTAGCGTTAGCTTCGCTATACTACGTAAACGCGCAGCGTGTCGCTCTGCGACTCAGCTCTCCCGAAGGGAGCATTACGAATTACGAATTACGAATTACGAATTATTTTAACCCAGTCATTTATTTTTGCCAGACAACTAAAATAACCCCTGTCACAATCAAACCTAAACCTGCTAGCCGAAATAAAGGAATAGATTCTTTAAAAATAAAATATCCTAAAACTACAGAGAAGACATACACTAAGGAAGCAGAAGGTCCGGCAACACTCAACTTGACTCTAGTTAATAATAAGATATAAGCTATTGCACCTAAGGCATAACAAGATAATCCGATTAACAGTTCTGGTATGGTGAGAATTCCGAAAATATGACTCACAGAATTAGCTAATTGAAATCTGCCTAATTTGGCAGCACCTAATTTTAAAAAAAACTGTCCGGCAACACTTGCCAAAACTGATGCCAAAAGTAAAAAAAATTCTTGTGGTGTCATACCATCCTATTTTTCAAAAGATTGCAATGCATAATTATCATAATGATGGTTACAAAGACATTTTATTAGGGTGACGAGAATTATCTGTTTGAGATAGGGCACTTAAACCCCCAACTTCTTTCACCGTATAAATTGGACGACCTTTGACTTCCTCATAAATTCGACCAATATATTCACCTAAAATACCAATACAAAATAATTGTACAGAACCCAGGAAAAACAAAGCAATCGTAATCAGGGTATATCCAATTAAGGGAGAAGCCAAGGAAGATAAACGCCAATAAAGAACCAGACAAATCATTAATAAAGCAATCACGGCTGAGGCTAAACCTAAATAGGTTGCCAGTCTCAGAGGGACTTGAGATAGGGAAATAATACCATTAATTGCCAATACCCAGGACTTATGAAAGGTATATTTGACTTCACCTGCAAAACGAGGATCGCGCTCAAAAAGCACACTAGTTTGACGAAAACCTACCCAAGCACGTAAACCACGAATATAACGATTACGTTCTGGCATCGCATTTAAAACATTTACCACTTGGCGATCCATTAAACAGAAATCGCCCGTATCTGGGGGAATATTGACATCGGATAGTAACTGCAAAATCCGGTAAAAAATATATGCGGTAAAACGTTTAAACCAATTTTCCTGCTTGCGAGATGTGCGTTGAGCGTAAACTACCTCATAGCCCTGATGCCACTTATTAATCATTCTAAAGATTAATTCTGGCGGATCTTGTAAATCTGCATCCATGACGATGATAGCTCGACCTTGAGCATGGTTTAAACCAGCTGTTACGGCGATTTGATGACCAAAATTGCGAGCAAAGCTCAGATAACGTACCCGTGGATCAGATTCATGGAATTCCCGCATCATGGAAAGAGAGCGATCGCGGCTGCCATCATCGATTAAAATCAACTCAGCATCACCGTCTAATTGCTCCATGACAATACTCAGACGTTTGTACATTTCCAAGAGATTCTCTTGTTCGTTATAGACGGGAATAATAATTGAGTAGATTGGTTGATTCACTGTAGTCTTATCTATACTTTTCTGATAAAGGGTCGTTATAAGTTAATAATCAAGATAGTCCTATTTCTGGGGTTTTTCTGCCACCATTAAAATAGAGACACCAAAAGGTAAGGGGAAAAGCTTCATTAAATAGCCCTCACTTGCAAATAAATGACTTAATAATTGATTGATAGGTTTCCTGGGGATAGTTAACTCACTAGTTTGAGATGGATTATCTTGAATATCCAGGATATTTTTCAACCAGCGAATAATTGCTACCACCGGAAATAAAAAGGTGTTGAAATAACTCCTATATTCAATGACATATCCGGCATTCTTCACTACTCGTGCTAAACTTCTCATCACATAACGACGTTTATGATGATTGATCACATCGTGTTGACTCCAGAGAAATTGATAAGCAGGAACTGTGATCAGTAATTTACCGCCCGGTTTGAGTCGAGAGAATATAGCTTGCAGTGCGGCTAAATCATCGTCAAGATGTTCTAAAACATCTAGCATTAAAATTAGATGGAATTGTTGATTAAAAGGAATATTATCTGGTAGGCTACCCAATTTGACTGGGGTAACACCTCTTTGATTCGCCAAGTGACAAGCACTCTCATCTAATTCCATTGCTGCTAACTCACCATGATTAGCTAACATTTGGAGATTGCCACCAGTTCCACAACCAACTTCGAGAATTTGCGGATGATTCGGTAATTTAATTTGAGAAATTCTTTGGTCGATAATACAGCGCCGACCAACAAACCACCAATGCTTGTCTTCTGTCGCTGCATACTGAAGGTAAAAGTCTTTTTCCATGGGTGGTTTCTGCGTTTTAGTGCTAGGAAGCGGGGGAAGGGTATCCCACACACTTCTTAACACTTTGCGTAACACAACTGGATGCAATAAAAAAACAATATTACTCTGTTCTGAGCATGATGACAATTACCTAGGCGAAAATGCAACAAAGACAGTATTTATCTGACAAATTCCTAAAATAATCTGGAAAATAGTCTTTTTTGAGCAACGGAAGTGGTAGATATAAAAGCATAAGTTGTCCTATCAGAGTTCTACCAACTTGAAAATTGGGTATTCAAATATCTGCGCCCAAATCAAGAGATTGATGCAATTTTTAATAATTTATTCAGGAACTTGACGATTATGTTGTCACACAAACAAGTTGTACCTTCCATCTTGCTGTTAACTTCTATTTCCGCAGGAAGTGCGATCGCAGCATCAGAAAATCCCTCACTCACCATTCCCACTCCTAAAGTCTGTAAACTGGCACAAATTGCCCAAGCAGAAGACCCTAAAGGGTTTGAAGATGGGAAAATAGTTGGTACTGTTTACAGTGTGGTCGGTGATGTCGTCTCCTTAGAACTTGAAGATGGTACCATCAGACATACTGGTTTAAGTCGCCAGGAACGTGCCCACATCGGACAAATCGTTGGTCGCAAAGTCGTAATTACAGATATCCCTTGCAATCGAGTCAAACTTGCTCCATACCCTATACCAGTCTCGAAACCAATTGAAGTTCCGAAGGTAGAACCCGCACCCGCACCCGCACCCATAGAAACACCTGCACCTGCACCCGCACCCATTGAAACACCCGCACCTGCACCAATTCCTCAAACTTGGTAAGGTTGTTACACTGTGCTAAAATCTATACTAGATTGAAGTAGGTATTAAAACAGTAAATTTATGGCGATGAGTTTGACTGGGAAGCTATTACAGAGATTTTTTTGTTTTTCCCTTTTGCTGACATCCTGGGGAGAGGTAGTAGTTATTACTCCTAGTCAAGCGATCGCCCAAGTGAATTCTCCTAGCAGTCAATTACCTGTAATCACTCCAGAAAAACCTTTACCGGATGTGATTACTCCTGGGAAACAACCACCGCAGACAACCCCCCCAGAAAATGCCACTTTCACCATCCGCTTAGTAGTCAAACGTCGCAAACGCAAAGTTGTTGTCTATCGGGGGCAAGAAATTTTAGCTACCTACCCTATCGCTGTTGGAAAACCTGGATGGGAAACACCCCTGGGTAATTTTCGGGTATTTAATATGGAAAAAGACCCGATTTTTAAAAGTTTTAAAACTGGGAAAATGATACCACCGGGACCAGAAAACCCCCTAGGAAATCGCTGGATTGGGATTTGGACAGATGGCAAAACTCAACTAGGTTTCCACGGGACAAATCAAGAATATTTGATTGGCAAAGCGGTATCCCATGGATGCATTCGTATGCGAAATCGGGATGTTATGGCACTGTATGAATTAGTCACAATTGGTACACATGTCACCGTAGAACCCTAGTACTGCTACGCGGAATTCGTAATTCGTAATTCGTAATTCGTAATTCGTAATTCGTAATTCTCCCTGCGGGAGAGCTAACGCTAACGCAATGCTCCCTGCGGGAGAGCTACGCTAACGTAATTACTTTACTGCAAGTGTTTCAGAAATTTGGAATAGGTGGTGTATTTTAGCCACCCTGTACTAGGAATCTTGATTATTGGGAGAAAAACCCCGCAAGTAATCCCTCTTTTGTTACTACGGGGAGAGTATAATCAGAAAAAAAGCAGACAAAGTAAGTAATAGGAATGGTTACGCCGCGCAGACAGCCAGTAAGCACAGTGGCATTCATAGATAACTACTGCCAGCACTATTATTCAGTATTTGAGGATGTGAGGCATTTTGAAGCTTTCAAATTCTTACATTTGGGCATAGTTTCAGAAATCCCGCGAAAAACCCTACCCCTAATAGCTAAAACAGTGGGGTTAAAAGATAGCCAAACACTACATCATTTTTTGAGAGATGCACTGTGGGATGTCAAAAAGTTAAGAGAAATTAGGCTGTGGTTGATCAAAAGGTTTATTGGAGAAAGAGAAATAATTTTATGTATTGACGAAACCGGGGATAAGAAAAAGGGAAAATCAACAGATTATGTGACTAGTCAATATATCGGAAACTTAGGCAAGACAGAGAATGGAATAGTATCTGTAAATGCTTATGGTGTAGTAGATGGGATTACTTATCCTCTAATGTTCCAAATATTTAAACCGAGAAATCGCTTAAGAGAAGGCGATAAATATAAGAGTAAACCCCAAATAGCAATAGAGATTATTCAAGAGTTGAAAGAATGGGGTTTCAAAATTAAATTAGTGTTAGCGGATAGCCTATATGGTGAGAGTGGAGATGTAATTAGATGTTTAGAAAAATTAGAACTAGAGTTTATCGTAGCAATTCGCTCCAATCATGGAGTGTTGATGCCCCCAGGAAGCCGAAAACGTTATAATCGCTGGAAAGCTTATGAGCAAAAGCTTTCACATCGTCAAACTGAAACTCGTTACTTGAGAGAAATTATTTTTGGTAAACGTCGCCGTACCAGATACTACCAAATCAGTAAGATGAATACACCCGACCCTACGGGAGATGAAAGTTGGTACATCATGACAAATTTATCAACTGATTTGTCACTGAATGTCGCGCAACTTTATAGTTTAAGAAATTGGATTGAATATGGTTTTAAACAAGTTAAGAATGAACTAGGTTGGGCTGATTTTCGTCTAACTGATTATGAAAGTATTGAACGCTGGTGGGAAATCATTTTTAGTGCTTACCTTTTCGTTAGCATTCAGGCTACTTATTTTCAACTTCATGTCCAAAATCAATCAACATCTAGTTCAGAATTACCTTCCTCAATAGACTTTAATAGTTCTCAATATAGTCAACATCCTAATTGGGA
The Calothrix sp. 336/3 DNA segment above includes these coding regions:
- a CDS encoding DUF2079 domain-containing protein is translated as MTNKMPRLIPWMISISALVFFVTSVARHLLYKSTAFDLGIFDQAVYLISQGLNPISSYMGYHILGDHAAFIFYPIAALYKIYPSVYWLFALQAISLAGAALPLWYLCLQAGLVSKQAIAIVAAYLLYPVVLNVNLFDFHPEVMAVPAFFTAILWARAGKIWGFIASVIWILSCKAVLSLTVLAMGVWLLIFEKRRWCGAIAIALGISWFLISTQVIIPSFSGKEAAAVGRFAYLGNSVQEIAMNLILKPGAVWGKILSWENFGYLILLLSPVIWGISRVALPPLVAAIPCVAINILADYQPQKDLVHQYSLPALPFLMVALIASLAANRTWVKSPRIIIIWSVVTFLCLAKYTHFGGRYLQCLHTWQATNQAIAQIQTSGSVSTTAEIATHLSHRQIIQEVYPQSSPEQLQEFDYILLNTCRPDWLSRGGFATNLVKQLKNQPEFNLIYAQDEVYLFTSQRKQSQPKK
- a CDS encoding EamA family transporter — its product is MTPQEFFLLLASVLASVAGQFFLKLGAAKLGRFQLANSVSHIFGILTIPELLIGLSCYALGAIAYILLLTRVKLSVAGPSASLVYVFSVVLGYFIFKESIPLFRLAGLGLIVTGVILVVWQK
- a CDS encoding glycosyltransferase family 2 protein, which produces MNQPIYSIIIPVYNEQENLLEMYKRLSIVMEQLDGDAELILIDDGSRDRSLSMMREFHESDPRVRYLSFARNFGHQIAVTAGLNHAQGRAIIVMDADLQDPPELIFRMINKWHQGYEVVYAQRTSRKQENWFKRFTAYIFYRILQLLSDVNIPPDTGDFCLMDRQVVNVLNAMPERNRYIRGLRAWVGFRQTSVLFERDPRFAGEVKYTFHKSWVLAINGIISLSQVPLRLATYLGLASAVIALLMICLVLYWRLSSLASPLIGYTLITIALFFLGSVQLFCIGILGEYIGRIYEEVKGRPIYTVKEVGGLSALSQTDNSRHPNKMSL
- a CDS encoding bifunctional 2-polyprenyl-6-hydroxyphenol methylase/3-demethylubiquinol 3-O-methyltransferase UbiG, with product MEKDFYLQYAATEDKHWWFVGRRCIIDQRISQIKLPNHPQILEVGCGTGGNLQMLANHGELAAMELDESACHLANQRGVTPVKLGSLPDNIPFNQQFHLILMLDVLEHLDDDLAALQAIFSRLKPGGKLLITVPAYQFLWSQHDVINHHKRRYVMRSLARVVKNAGYVIEYRSYFNTFLFPVVAIIRWLKNILDIQDNPSQTSELTIPRKPINQLLSHLFASEGYLMKLFPLPFGVSILMVAEKPQK
- a CDS encoding L,D-transpeptidase, producing MAMSLTGKLLQRFFCFSLLLTSWGEVVVITPSQAIAQVNSPSSQLPVITPEKPLPDVITPGKQPPQTTPPENATFTIRLVVKRRKRKVVVYRGQEILATYPIAVGKPGWETPLGNFRVFNMEKDPIFKSFKTGKMIPPGPENPLGNRWIGIWTDGKTQLGFHGTNQEYLIGKAVSHGCIRMRNRDVMALYELVTIGTHVTVEP
- a CDS encoding IS701 family transposase; its protein translation is MVTPRRQPVSTVAFIDNYCQHYYSVFEDVRHFEAFKFLHLGIVSEIPRKTLPLIAKTVGLKDSQTLHHFLRDALWDVKKLREIRLWLIKRFIGEREIILCIDETGDKKKGKSTDYVTSQYIGNLGKTENGIVSVNAYGVVDGITYPLMFQIFKPRNRLREGDKYKSKPQIAIEIIQELKEWGFKIKLVLADSLYGESGDVIRCLEKLELEFIVAIRSNHGVLMPPGSRKRYNRWKAYEQKLSHRQTETRYLREIIFGKRRRTRYYQISKMNTPDPTGDESWYIMTNLSTDLSLNVAQLYSLRNWIEYGFKQVKNELGWADFRLTDYESIERWWEIIFSAYLFVSIQATYFQLHVQNQSTSSSELPSSIDFNSSQYSQHPNWESGTTWKSALNNLRLLIQPYIFYCLIQPWLTVFNIPGMKRCFLKLINFMNDFRASPVSFSVAS